CGCCGCCGGACGGCCGCGCCCACCCGCAGGGGCTGTTCCTTGTGGTCGCCCATCTCCCCGGCCTCCTCCCTCGCTCATCGTCGCCGTGCCAACACGGACGCGTACGTACTCCACGGTTGTCTGCACCCTACGCACGTTCGGCAAACCGTTTCATGCGGCCTTCACAACGCCGTGACCGCGGGGAAGCACGAGGCTCACAGTTCGCGCCAGTACAGGAGTTCGCCGGCCTCCCCCGGCGCCGCCCCCTCGCTCGGCACGAAAACGCTGACCAGGAGGGCGCGACGGCCGTCCGGGGTGGTGATCGTGGTCGCGGAGGGGTTGGCGAAGGCGTGGCTGCCGCGGTGGGTGCGTACGGTGACCGGTTCGGCACGGCCGAGCCGTGGGTCATAACCGTACAGCCGCCAGCTGCCGAAGTCGTGCGGTCGCAGCTGGCCCTCGATCAGGACGAGGTCCTGCCCGGCGAGCCGCAGGACCGAGCGGTCGCCGATGTTGCCGCGGGGGCCGCAGTCCCGTACGGCGTGGTCGAGCCGCTGGTCGGGGTGGGTGCGCCAGTCGCGGAAGCCGTGGAGCACGGCGGTGAGCTGGCGGTCGGTGTCGCAGTGGGCGCGGTAGTGGCCGGTCAGTTCGACGGTGGTGCCGCGCACGGCGGTGATGTCGGGGGTGCCCTCGGCGCAGCGGGAGAGCGTGCGGGGCGCGTCGAAGGAACGTTCGGGGCGACCGGTCAGGAGTGCGGTGAGTCCGGGGTAGGACCGTAGCTCCAGGTGATTGTCCGGATCTTTTTCGTAGGCGAGGACCCAGTCGCCGCCGCTTCCCCCGGCGGCGGCGAGGGACGGCTGGCTGGTGCCGGGGCCGAAGTCGTGTCTGCGGTGCCAGGTGCGCAGGTCGGTGGAGGTGGCGACCGCCGCGTGGAAGCGGCCGTCGTCGAGCGCGGTGTGGTAGACGGCGAGGTAGGGGCCGGAGCCGGACGGCGGCTGCACGATCTGGGCCGCGTCCATGGTGCGGCCGGTGTCGTCCCGCGCGTCGTAGAGGTGGCCGTCGGCCTGCCGGACGTCGCCGGCGAGCTGTGTGAAACGGGCGGCGGCGGAGGGCGAGGCCACCACCGGGCTCGCGGCGGGGAGCAGGGCGACCAGGACGGCCAGTGCCGCGTACAGCACGGGGCGGGGCGTGTGGAGCACGACGCCTCCCGGGTGTCGGCGGGCAGGGACGTGGGCGTACGCAGAGGGGGCGGGTACCCCGAATGGCCCCGTCCCGCGCGTCGTCCCACCGCCCGGTTCGCCACCGGCCACCGCCGGGGAAAGCGGGAGAGGGACGGACCCGGGTCCGGTCCGCCCCTCTCCCGCATCGACGGCACGCCGCCGTACTACTCCGTCTTCGAGCCGCCGACCGGCGCCCACTTGTCGAGCTGGCCGGGGTTCTTCTTCAGCCAGGCGCGGACGGCGTCCTGCTCATGGCCCTTGTCGACCTTCTGGAACTCCGCCTCCAGGCTGGTGAGCTGGTCCTCGGTCATCGAGAAGTTCTTCAGCCAGTTGCCGACCTCGGGATTGTCGGAGGTGAAGCCCTTGCGGGCGAGGGTGTGGACGCCGTCGCCCTTGCCCCAGGCGCCCTTCGGGTCCTTGAGCTTCTTCAGCTCGAAGTTGTTGTACGCCCAGTGCGGCGACCACAGCGGGACGAGGATCGGTTCCTTCTTGGCATAGGCCCGCTTGAGCTCGGCGAGCATCGCGGGCGTGGAGCCGTCCACGACCTTGTACGTGCTCTCCAGGCCGTACGCCTTGAGGATCTTGCTCTTGAGCAGGCCCATCTCGCCCGCGCTGGGCTCGATGCCGGTGATCCGGCCATCGAACAGGTCGGCGTGGTCCTTGAGGTCGGCGAGCGAGTCGACGTCCTCGACGTACTTGGGAACGGTCAGCTCCAGGCTGGTGGGCCCGTACCAGGAGCCGAGGTCGTCGAGCTGCTTGCCGTACTTCTTCCAGTACTCGGCGTGCGTGGTCGGCAACCAGGAGTCGGTCTCGAAGTCGATCTGGCCGGCGGCCAGGCCGGTGTAGAGCGGTCCCGCGGTGTACTGCGTGGTGGTGACCTCGAAGCCGCGCTTCTGGAGGATCTCCTTCCAGAGGAAGGTGGTCGCGATGCCCTCGTCCCAGGGGATGTAACCGATGCTGATCTTCTTGCCCTGGCCGACGTTGCCGTCGGAGGCCTGCACGGTGCTGGAGGAGGACGAGCCGAAGATGCCCATGCCCCCGGCGACCAGGGCGAGGACGACCACGCCGACGACGGCGACCGCCGGGCGCGGACGGTACGTCCAGACCTTGGCCCCGCCCGTCGTGCGGGCCCGGGCGGCGGCGCGGCGGCCCAGCGGGGAGAGCTGGGTGCCCAGGGCGCCGGTCACCCGGTCGAGGTAGATGGCGAGGATGACGATGCCGAGGCCGGACTCGAAGCCGAGGCCGATGTCGAGCTGGCCGATGGACTCGTTGACCGCGC
The DNA window shown above is from Streptomyces sp. NBC_00670 and carries:
- a CDS encoding ABC transporter permease/substrate binding protein — its product is MPRIHLGDWVDDGVSWLVDHMSWLFDAVKTVVEGMYDGVDAVLGGPSPLLMAGILAVLAWWLRGLTAGVLAFAGFALIDSLALWDRSMSTLSLVLVATVIALVIGVPVGIWAARSKTVSSVVRPVLDLLQTMPSMVLLIPAILFFGLGVPAGVVATLIFAIAPGVRMTELGIRQVDAELVEAAEAFGTTPRNTLLRVQLPLALPTIMAGVNQVIMLGLSMVVIAGMVGTGGLGGAVNESIGQLDIGLGFESGLGIVILAIYLDRVTGALGTQLSPLGRRAAARARTTGGAKVWTYRPRPAVAVVGVVVLALVAGGMGIFGSSSSSTVQASDGNVGQGKKISIGYIPWDEGIATTFLWKEILQKRGFEVTTTQYTAGPLYTGLAAGQIDFETDSWLPTTHAEYWKKYGKQLDDLGSWYGPTSLELTVPKYVEDVDSLADLKDHADLFDGRITGIEPSAGEMGLLKSKILKAYGLESTYKVVDGSTPAMLAELKRAYAKKEPILVPLWSPHWAYNNFELKKLKDPKGAWGKGDGVHTLARKGFTSDNPEVGNWLKNFSMTEDQLTSLEAEFQKVDKGHEQDAVRAWLKKNPGQLDKWAPVGGSKTE